The Thermoplasmata archaeon nucleotide sequence CGGATGGTCCGGGAGACCTTCCGCAAGGCGAAGACCGCCGCCCCGTGCGTGATCTTCTTCGACGAGATCGACGCGATCACCCCCGTCCGTGGCATGTCCTCCGACGCCCAGGTCACGGAGCGCGTGATCTCCCAGATCCTCACGGAGATGGACGGTCTCGAAGAGCTGCACAACGTGACGGTGATCGCCGCGACGAACCGCGCGGACCTCGTGGACCCTGCCCTGCTGCGGCCCGGCCGCTTCGACCGACACCTGTACATTCCGCCCCCGGATCTCGCGACGCGCAAGGCCATCCTCGCGATTCACACGAAGAAGAAACCTTTGGCTTCGGACGTGAACCTGGACGACCTCGCGAAGCGCACGGAGAAGTACACGGGCGCCGAGCTCGCGGCCCTCTGCAACGAGGCGTCCATGCTCGCGATGCGCGAGTACGCGACGACCGTCAAGACGCTCGACGAGGCCTCGCTCAAGAAGGTCAAGATCACGAAGAAGGACTTCGAGGCAGCCCTGAAGAAGGTGGCGCCCCAGACCAAGGACGCGGGCGGCTACCAAGCGCTCTCCTCGAAGTTCACCAAGGACCTCGAGGTCAGTTGAGGAGGACAAGGGTTAAGGTGGGGTGGCGGCAATCGCCGCCCGCATGGCCGCGTCCGCCCCGGGCAAGCTCATCCTCTTCGGGGAGCACGCGGTCGTCTTCGGCGAGCCCGCCCTCTGCACGGCGATCAGCCTCCGGACGGAGGTTTTCGCGCGCCCGAACCCCGAGTGGCTCGTGGACGGGGCCTCCCTCGACGAGCCCAAGTACCGCTACGTGAAGGCAGCGTTCAAGCGCGCTTGGGAGGACGGACCCCTGTGGCTCGAGATCCGGTCCATGATCCCCACGGGCACGGGCCTCGGCTCCTCCGCGGCGGTCACGGTGGCGAGCCTGGGCGCGGCGTACGCGCTGAAGGATCGCTTCGATCCCCCGAAGATCGCGCGCGAGGCCTTCGAGGTCGAGCACGAGGTGCAGGGACGGGCAAGCCCGATCGACACCAGCACGGCGACGGCGGGCGGCGGCGTGCTCGTCAAGCCGGAGGAAGGCGAGGACCTTCTCTGGACCCTGCGCCGGGACACCCGTCGCTGGTCGCTCCACCGCTGCGCCCTCCCGGAGCTCACGTTCGTCGTCGGGAACACGGGCATCAGCGCGGCGACGGGCCCTCTGGTCGCCGGGGTGAAAGCGCGGGTCGACGCCTCC carries:
- the mvk gene encoding mevalonate kinase; amino-acid sequence: MAASAPGKLILFGEHAVVFGEPALCTAISLRTEVFARPNPEWLVDGASLDEPKYRYVKAAFKRAWEDGPLWLEIRSMIPTGTGLGSSAAVTVASLGAAYALKDRFDPPKIAREAFEVEHEVQGRASPIDTSTATAGGGVLVKPEEGEDLLWTLRRDTRRWSLHRCALPELTFVVGNTGISAATGPLVAGVKARVDASPAAADQVKEIGRITLDGLAALQRRDWEAAGRLMDRDQELLNALGVGHPALEKLVKAARPSSYGAKLTGAGGGGSMFALTDEPKKTADAIRAAGGKAFLVRSDPVGVRRLP